From Klebsiella electrica, the proteins below share one genomic window:
- a CDS encoding 6-phospho-beta-glucosidase, whose amino-acid sequence MSQKLKIVTIGGGSSYTPELLEGFIKRYHELPVTELWLVDVEEGREKLDIIHALCQRMVEKAGVPMQVYKTLDRRAALEGAHFVTTQLRVGQLKAREKDERIPLSHGYLGQETNGAGGLFKGLRTIPVIFDIVKDVQEVCPDAWIINFTNPAGMVTEAVYRHTNFKRFIGVCNIPIGMKMFITDVLQLSPEDELHIDLFGLNHLVFVRDVLVNGESRFDELLDGVASGTLSANSVKNIFDLPFSEGLIRSLRLIPCSYLLYYFKPKEMLAIEMGEYYKGGARAQVVQKVEKQLFELYKNPDLKVKPKELEQRGGAYYSDAACEVINAIYNDKQAEHYVNIPHHGHIDNIPVDWAVEMTCTLGSEGATPTPRITHFDEKVLGLIYTIKGFEVAASQAAISGELNDVLLALNLSPLIHSDRDAEQLAREMILAHEKWLPNFAATIEQLKQ is encoded by the coding sequence ATGAGCCAGAAACTAAAAATTGTCACTATCGGCGGCGGCAGCAGTTATACCCCGGAGTTACTGGAAGGGTTTATCAAACGCTATCACGAACTGCCAGTAACGGAATTATGGCTGGTTGATGTCGAAGAAGGACGGGAGAAACTCGATATTATCCATGCGCTGTGCCAGCGTATGGTGGAAAAAGCGGGCGTTCCGATGCAGGTTTACAAAACGCTGGATCGTCGCGCCGCGCTGGAAGGGGCGCATTTCGTCACCACGCAACTGCGGGTTGGCCAGCTGAAGGCGCGTGAAAAAGATGAGCGCATTCCGCTCAGCCACGGCTACCTCGGGCAGGAGACTAACGGTGCCGGTGGCCTGTTTAAAGGTCTGCGTACCATTCCGGTGATTTTTGATATCGTGAAGGATGTACAGGAGGTCTGCCCGGATGCCTGGATCATCAACTTTACCAACCCGGCGGGGATGGTCACCGAGGCGGTGTATCGCCACACCAACTTTAAGCGCTTTATCGGCGTGTGCAATATTCCGATCGGCATGAAAATGTTTATCACCGATGTGCTGCAGTTGAGCCCGGAAGATGAACTGCATATCGACCTGTTTGGTCTCAATCACCTGGTGTTCGTTCGCGATGTGCTGGTGAATGGCGAATCGCGCTTCGATGAACTGCTCGATGGCGTTGCTTCCGGTACCCTGAGTGCCAACTCGGTGAAAAATATCTTCGATTTACCGTTCAGCGAAGGGCTGATCCGCTCGCTGCGCCTGATTCCGTGCTCCTATCTGCTCTACTACTTTAAACCTAAAGAGATGCTGGCCATCGAAATGGGTGAGTATTACAAAGGCGGCGCGCGCGCCCAGGTGGTGCAGAAGGTCGAAAAACAGCTGTTCGAGCTGTATAAAAACCCGGATCTGAAGGTGAAACCAAAAGAGCTGGAGCAGCGCGGCGGCGCCTATTACTCCGATGCGGCCTGTGAAGTGATCAATGCTATCTACAATGACAAGCAGGCCGAGCACTACGTAAACATCCCGCATCATGGCCACATTGATAATATTCCGGTGGACTGGGCGGTGGAGATGACCTGCACGCTCGGCAGTGAAGGGGCGACGCCGACGCCGCGCATCACCCATTTCGATGAGAAGGTGCTGGGGCTGATTTATACCATCAAAGGCTTTGAAGTGGCGGCCAGCCAGGCCGCGATCAGCGGCGAGCTGAACGACGTACTGCTGGCGCTTAATTTGAGCCCGTTGATTCACTCTGACCGCGATGCCGAGCAGCTAGCGCGTGAAATGATCCTCGCGCACGAAAAGTGGCTGCCAAACTTTGCCGCGACAATTGAGCAACTGAAACAGTAA
- the chbR gene encoding transcriptional regulator ChbR, giving the protein MITTEISTAREQQLFNGKNFHVVIYNKTESVSGLHQHDYYEYTIVLTGRYYQEINGKRVLLERGDFVFIPMGSHHQSFYAFGATRILNVGISKSFFEKHYLPLLPFGLVASQVYAVKSTFLSYIESVIASLNFRETEFDEFIELVSFYTINRLRHYREEPAQDVIPQWLKNTVEDMHDKLKFGEGALENMVALSGKTQEYLTRATQRYYGKTPMQIINDIRINFAKKQLEITNYSVTDIAYESGYSSPSLFIKTFKKLTSFTPSNYRKQLTSIN; this is encoded by the coding sequence ATGATCACCACTGAAATCAGTACCGCGCGGGAACAGCAGCTTTTCAACGGGAAAAATTTTCATGTGGTTATCTACAACAAAACGGAAAGCGTAAGCGGGCTTCACCAGCATGATTATTACGAGTACACCATCGTTTTAACCGGGCGCTATTATCAGGAAATCAATGGCAAGCGGGTACTGCTGGAGCGCGGGGATTTCGTCTTTATCCCGATGGGGTCGCACCACCAGAGTTTTTATGCTTTTGGCGCGACTCGCATTCTTAACGTCGGCATCAGCAAAAGTTTCTTTGAGAAACACTATCTGCCGCTGCTGCCGTTTGGTCTGGTTGCTTCGCAGGTCTACGCGGTAAAAAGCACCTTTCTCAGCTACATCGAGTCGGTTATCGCTTCGCTGAACTTTCGCGAAACTGAGTTTGACGAATTTATTGAACTGGTCTCGTTTTATACCATTAACCGTTTACGGCATTATCGCGAGGAGCCAGCGCAGGATGTCATTCCGCAATGGCTGAAAAATACCGTCGAAGATATGCACGATAAGCTGAAATTTGGCGAAGGCGCGCTGGAAAATATGGTCGCTCTCTCCGGGAAAACACAGGAATATTTAACCCGGGCAACCCAACGCTATTATGGTAAAACGCCGATGCAGATTATTAATGATATTCGCATCAATTTCGCCAAGAAGCAGCTGGAAATCACCAACTACTCGGTAACCGATATTGCTTACGAGTCGGGGTACAGTAGCCCAAGTCTGTTTATTAAAACATTCAAGAAGCTGACCTCATTTACGCCAAGCAATTACCGAAAACAGCTGACCAGCATTAATTAA